DNA from Rhodobacteraceae bacterium M382:
ACGAATGCATGGCGCGCAACGCAATCTGTTTCGATCTGATGAACGAACTTGATTTTGACAATGCAGTCGACTTTTACGACGCGATCCACACCACACCATCTGGCTCAGATCGCATAGCGGATTATCTAGCAAAGAAAATTTCAGACGAAATTTTTCTGAATTAGAATTAGTTTCAATATCTTGCGGCGCTAAGCTCAAGTTTTCTGCCACGCTTGTACCGTCTGGTCCCGCCACCGGTGTTATCATGCTGACAGCAATGATGGAGGTCGGTCATGGCCCAGGCAAATCCCTGTGCCGCTTGCTGCAAGGATATGTCGCTTCCTTGCAAGCCTATGCTCTGATGCCTGCGCGTAAGTCGCAAGAGACCTTGCATGGTCACACCCAAGGAAAACTCATGGACCCACTTCTTACCCCATTCCAGCTGCGCCACCTGACCCTGCGCAATCGCATCATCAGCACCGCACATGCGCCATCATTTCAGGAAGGCGGCCATCCCAGGGACCGGTATCGGTTGTATCATGAAGAAAAGGCCAAGGGCGGCGTCGGTCTGACCATCGTTGGCGGATCTACCAACATTGCTCCAGACAGCCCATCTGTGTTTGGACAATTATACGCAGGTGATGACAGCATCATTCCCTGGTTTCAAAAACTGACATCCGGCGTGCGCGCTCACGGTGCCGCGATCATGTGCCAGATCACCCACATGGGGCGGCGCACCGCATGGGACGACGGGCATTGGCTCCCTGTCATGGGGCCATCGGGCACCCGCGAACGCGCACATCGCTCCTGTGTGAAACCGATGGAACCCGAAGACATCACCCGCGTTGTCCAGGACTTTGCACAGGCCGCGAAACGGTGTCAGGCGGGCGGATTTGACGGCATAGAACTGTTGTCGCATTCGCATCTGATGGGGCAATTCCTGTCGCCGCTGATCAATCGACGCCACGATGAATATGGCGGCGCATTGGACAACCGGCTGCGCCTGACGCTGCAGGTGATTGACGCGGTGCGGGCGGCCGTCGGGCCCGACATGATCCTGGGGCTGCGACTGACGGGGGATGAATTGATCCAGGGCGGGATGGACGCGGATGACTGCGTAGAAATTGCCCGCAGGCTTGCCAACACCGGGGACGTCGATTTTTTGAACGTTCTGGCCGGTGCGCCCTATGACGATCTGGGCCTGGCCGGGTGGGTTGCGCCCATGGGGCAGCCAGCTGCACCGCATTTGGATGTTGCTGGCCGGATCCGCGAGGCGGTCGATATCCCGGTGTTTCATGCGGGCGGTGTCGCGGATATTGCAACCGCACGGCACGCGTTGACCGCGGGGTGCGTGGATCTGATTGGCATGACCCGCGCCCAGATGGCGGACCCGTATCTGGTGCACAAACTGTCCCGTGACCGAGAATACCGCATCAGACCCTGCGTCGGGTTGGGCTATTGCGTGGATCGGGTCAATCAAGGCAAACCTGCTGTCTGCGGCCACAACGCCGCCACAGGGCGCGAGGCGACAATGCCCCATGTCCTGGGCACGGCCGCCAGATCCCGCAGGGTCGTTGTGGTCGGTGGTGGTCCGGGCGGGTTGGAAGCGGCCCGTAAATGCGCCACCCGTGGACACCATGTGGTCCTGTTCGAAGCCAGCGACCGGTTGGGCGGTCAGATCAACCTGGCCGCCAGGGGGATGACGCGCCGACAGATTTGGGGGGTGGCCGATTGGCTGATAACCGAAGCACGTCACTTGGGGGTGGATATTCGGCTCAACTCGCTGGCCGAGCCTGATGACATTCTCGCCGAAACGCCCGATGCTGTCATCATCGCCACCGGAGGCTGGCCCGAGCCGCTGGCGTGTGCCGGACAGCAATGGCAAACATCGACATGGGATATCATGAATGGCGAATCCCGGGTGTCAGGCACAGTGCTTTTGGTGGACGACATGGGCGACCACCCTGCCCTTGTCTGCGCTGACGTTCTGTCCCGGTCGGGGTGCACAGTCTCTTTGGTCACGCCCGATCGCAGCGTTGCCCATGATCTGGGACCGACCAATTCGGCTGTCGTCCTCCGGGATCTAACCCGGCAAGGTGTTACATTCAGTTGTTTTCAGGATCTCGTCGAAATCACGCTGGTCGGCAATCGCAAACAGGCCACGCTGCGCAATGTCTTGACCGGTCAAACCGAAGTCAGGCTGGTGGATCATGTCGTGGTAGAGAACGGGATCGTTCCCAATGACACCTTGTATCACGCGCTCAAAGCCGGCTCCCGTAACCTCGGCCAATTGGACCAGACAGCGATGATCGCCGGGACCTCTCCCTTTGTCGCGCACAATCCAAATGGACATTATCATCTGGCACGGATCGGGGATGCGGTGGCCGGACGCAATATCCACGCAGCACTCTATGATGCGTTGAGGGTGTGCAAAGATCTATGACCCGTCTGGCGTTCGACCCTGGCCAGACGGCCAGGCGTCCTTCAACCTCTGCGCCAGAATTGTTGTGAACAACGGGCGGCTTTGCCCCTGAAAATGGAACCCGACGTGACCCCCCCGTGGGGTCAGAACAACCTGCAAGGGGCCACCGCCTCTGGATAACAGTCGGTGATAGTCATCCGCCGGGATCCACGGATCATCCTTTGCATGCAACATCGTAACCGGCGTTGAGATATCCATCAGCCTTTGGACAGGCGAACTTTGCCGGTAATAATCCATCCCGTCGGAAAATCCATGACGCGGGGCCGTGATTTCGTCGTCATACCCCCGGAGGCTATTGGGTCGCGGCAACGGTGTGTCCGGCGACAATGTCCCGTTCTTGCGCATCGCAACTTCCATCCGCATCAGGCTGTGCAACAACGACTTTTGATAAATGAAATTGCGCGGATGATGCAGCCTGTCGGCGCTTGCGACCAGATCCAGCGGAGCCGAGATCGTCATCGCACCCAGAATTCCGGGGAGCCGGATTTGGGACGCCAAAAGGTTCAACAGGATCGTTCCGCCCATCGAAAAGCCGACCAGAAAAACACCCTGATCAACCAGCTTTCCAGGCAGAAGATTCAGGACAGCCGCAACATCAGCGGTGCCCATGCAATGATAGGTGCGCGAACACCATGCCAGCGACGACCCGGCCCCGCGATGATTCAATCGCAGAACCGTCCACCCCTGTCGAACCAGATGCAGGGCGGTGTCCCACAGATAGACACTGTCTTCGCATCCCGTCACGCCGTGCATCAACACCACCAATGGTTTGCCTTGGCCAGGGTCGTGCAACGTTCCGGTCATGACATCCCCGGTGCCATCCATCATGGGGAACTTCAGACTCCGGCTGGGACCCGGGATCGGGTGTCTTCGAAAAACGATCCGATGCGCCAAAGTCTGAAGGTCACCGCCGATCCAGGGGCGCTTCTGGCGCAGGTGACAGACATCCGGCACCGATGCCCCGGCACTTGGCTGGGCTGGGGCGCGGTCCGGCCAAGCGTTTCCGAAATCCATGAAAATGCTCCCTGACCTTGAACGCAGCTCCGCGCACGCAACGGGTATTGCGTGGAACTGTGTTCAAATCTGGCAAGAAGATCACAGGGATGCAACCGGGGCGCT
Protein-coding regions in this window:
- a CDS encoding NADH:flavin oxidoreductase gives rise to the protein MDPLLTPFQLRHLTLRNRIISTAHAPSFQEGGHPRDRYRLYHEEKAKGGVGLTIVGGSTNIAPDSPSVFGQLYAGDDSIIPWFQKLTSGVRAHGAAIMCQITHMGRRTAWDDGHWLPVMGPSGTRERAHRSCVKPMEPEDITRVVQDFAQAAKRCQAGGFDGIELLSHSHLMGQFLSPLINRRHDEYGGALDNRLRLTLQVIDAVRAAVGPDMILGLRLTGDELIQGGMDADDCVEIARRLANTGDVDFLNVLAGAPYDDLGLAGWVAPMGQPAAPHLDVAGRIREAVDIPVFHAGGVADIATARHALTAGCVDLIGMTRAQMADPYLVHKLSRDREYRIRPCVGLGYCVDRVNQGKPAVCGHNAATGREATMPHVLGTAARSRRVVVVGGGPGGLEAARKCATRGHHVVLFEASDRLGGQINLAARGMTRRQIWGVADWLITEARHLGVDIRLNSLAEPDDILAETPDAVIIATGGWPEPLACAGQQWQTSTWDIMNGESRVSGTVLLVDDMGDHPALVCADVLSRSGCTVSLVTPDRSVAHDLGPTNSAVVLRDLTRQGVTFSCFQDLVEITLVGNRKQATLRNVLTGQTEVRLVDHVVVENGIVPNDTLYHALKAGSRNLGQLDQTAMIAGTSPFVAHNPNGHYHLARIGDAVAGRNIHAALYDALRVCKDL
- a CDS encoding alpha/beta fold hydrolase codes for the protein MDFGNAWPDRAPAQPSAGASVPDVCHLRQKRPWIGGDLQTLAHRIVFRRHPIPGPSRSLKFPMMDGTGDVMTGTLHDPGQGKPLVVLMHGVTGCEDSVYLWDTALHLVRQGWTVLRLNHRGAGSSLAWCSRTYHCMGTADVAAVLNLLPGKLVDQGVFLVGFSMGGTILLNLLASQIRLPGILGAMTISAPLDLVASADRLHHPRNFIYQKSLLHSLMRMEVAMRKNGTLSPDTPLPRPNSLRGYDDEITAPRHGFSDGMDYYRQSSPVQRLMDISTPVTMLHAKDDPWIPADDYHRLLSRGGGPLQVVLTPRGGHVGFHFQGQSRPLFTTILAQRLKDAWPSGQGRTPDGS